The genomic stretch ACTATCGCTGGAAGGAAAGGTCAGAGCGCTACATGGAATTCTTGCGATGGCAATTCTCGCGCGCAAATTGAGAATTCGTGATTTGCTGATCCCCAGAGAGAATGCGCCGGAAGCTGCCATGATCGAAGGAGTCCAAGTGTATCCGATGGACACTCTCGTGGATGCTGTTGAACTGCTCACAAAAGGAAATGGAGTTCCGAAGTATAGCTCGGTGCCATTTGATGCTCGAAGCGAGGATCACCGTTATCCGGTAGATTTTGCGGAAGTGAAAGGACAGTACCATGCGAAACGAGCGTTGGAAGTGGCAGCGGCAGGTGGTCACAACGTTTTGATGATTGGTCCACCCGGATCCGGAAAAACATTGTTGGCGAATCGAATTCCCACGATCCTGCCGGCATTGACCCTGGAGGAATCCATCGAAAGCAGCAAGATCCATTCGATCGCCGGAATTCTTGGCGAACAAGGACTCTTACGACTACGCCCTTTCCGCGCGCCTCATCACACGATCAGTAACGCAGGTTTAGCCGGTGGGGGTTCGAATCCGCGTCCTGGTGAAGTTTCACTTGCTCATAACGGCGTTCTTTTCCTGGATGAGCTGCCAGAATTTGGCAAGAGCATACTGGAAGTGCTTCGGCAACCACTTGAAAATGGATCGATCCGCATTTCGCGCGCGAGCGGGTCATTGGAATATCCTTGCCGTTTCATGTTGATTGCTGCAATGAATCCTTGCGCTTGTGGATTCTACGGGTCGGCGGATCACCCCTGCAAATGCTCAACGCAACAACTGAAACGTTATCTCAGCAGGATCTCCGGTCCGCTGCTGGATCGATTCGATATTCAAATCGATGTGCCACCTGTTAAATCTCAGGAATTACTCTCTGAAAATTTTGAATCTGAGCCTTCTATGCTGATCCGTTCCCGC from bacterium encodes the following:
- a CDS encoding YifB family Mg chelatase-like AAA ATPase; its protein translation is MLAKMISSCIDGVDAHRVDVEVALRRTGVESKWFTVGLPDVAVKESQQRVRVAMGNCGYYIPNQTITVNLGPGNLRKEGPYFDLPIAIGILAASGQIPVQNFEHCLILGELSLEGKVRALHGILAMAILARKLRIRDLLIPRENAPEAAMIEGVQVYPMDTLVDAVELLTKGNGVPKYSSVPFDARSEDHRYPVDFAEVKGQYHAKRALEVAAAGGHNVLMIGPPGSGKTLLANRIPTILPALTLEESIESSKIHSIAGILGEQGLLRLRPFRAPHHTISNAGLAGGGSNPRPGEVSLAHNGVLFLDELPEFGKSILEVLRQPLENGSIRISRASGSLEYPCRFMLIAAMNPCACGFYGSADHPCKCSTQQLKRYLSRISGPLLDRFDIQIDVPPVKSQELLSENFESEPSMLIRSR